actgtgtctcccttctccagctgcagagtcaggccactggacagGTAGGTGGCCTTTCCATCAGTGTCATAGTCACCCAGCCACATGAGCTGCTGTCCATTCTTATACATCCTGATATACATGGAGCGTGAGTCCAGATGATCCacaacagtgaacctgaagtagtagacccccctgactggagctgtgaagaagccagttgtgctgctgtaggcctGTCCTACATTGGTGATGACTCTCTTGAACACTAAGTTCAGGTCAATACTCCCAGCCACTATGAATCCAGAGTCAGTcagacctgctgagaaggccaccttgggtgctgcttTGATCTCTTTCTCCAGATTCTCCACTTTAGTCTCAGTAGCCGCCAGTCTGGTCCTCAgagcagccagctcctgctcatgCTCCTTCTTCAGGGCCTTGACCTCAGTCTCCGTAGCTGCCAGTCGGGTCTTCAATACGGCCAACTCTAGTCACATGTGCAATAATACACCCCTGTCACCCCCATGAGAACGTGTTGCAAATATCAGAGGgagatgtaggctatgtgtttttgaattcaatgCAATTGAATTATTACAATAATTCTTCATTTTAATACAATAATGTATATTTGTTATGCTTAATTGTGTCTGGCAGTGTTGACAAAACCAAGTAAGAGTGTATTTTATGAAAAAGTAAAATATGGGGAGATTGTTCTGATGCATGGCTGCACATCCAAGACCTTCGTCTATGATACAGTAATGTAGTtcaatattttggatttgaactatTTTATTCCAAAATGAAAGCCTGTTTTAGCCCCATTCTCAAGAACCAGTGACGTCTTTTTTGCACAACATGAGTGTTAGATTTATTACATGTAAATTGTGACACAATTGTGACTGTttgagctccacacacacacacacacacacacacacacacacacacacacacacacacacacacacacacacacacacacacacacacacacacacacacacacacacacacacacacgaataatgctgtcatgatagatagatagaccttGACTCGGAGGAGAGTGCTTTGGTTTAAGTCAGTCATTCTATGAATCCTTAAAAGTAATAACCAGATGCGTTATTCTATATTATATTAAGGGCCTTCGTCCTGGAGAAAAGACTTTAGAGAGCTTGTTATCTTTTCCTTTTTTGCCATATAAACATGTACGTATTGAAGTAAAAATTACTGTTGAGTACTGTTGTAACGGTAAAAGtgatatggagtgtgtgtgtaatcacgATTATGCTACACTGTAGGAACTATCTGATGATGCTGTATTAGAGTCTGTTGAAAAGGGGCCAGTAAGGCATCGCTGTAATGATGCCAGTAACTTCCTCACGATGCTATGATGCTATGATGCTAGCCTCgcgaaagattttggctccgcacatcgtctggcaaaagcctcgagttcggttctctcagtgtttcgccaatcagcaaaacagttgagagtggtgacgtagaactcacctgcgagctccgttacagattggttaaggtaactatattcacactttcgttttgttatttgtatgcttttgcgacgctataacgtaacaggcatgctaataaagcacaatatgggttttaatttgagtttggaacttcaattaatttaaatgatagagtaagatcagaccatctcccatcgtccacggagacggattcctcatggcttttgccagactgattgacggagtcaacagtcggctattcgcccaggctactatgATGCTAGCATCCACTTTGGATTAAACTGTAAGGATGATACAAACTCTCTGAGTCTGCATTGTTGTAAGAGTGCTATGAACTCCGGGTAGAGTCCAGCTACTGTTTAGCATACTGTCTCTATGAcgatagcctagtaaggcagctgagagttccacatgccccccgccacccctcgagcacctgcccctcaaaaagtctgtgcacgccactgctctCTGGTGATGCTATTATGCTATGAACTCTCTGGTGATACAGTATGCAGAGTCTGGATTTCTGTGATCATGATATGAAGTGTCTTGTGATGTAGAGTCGGCATAATTATGGTTTTCAAAGAGGAGGCCTGGGGGGTCACAAGGGGGTGCTAGGGTGTCCCTATGGGACAATataacaaatgtaatgtaatctaattaaccgtgtaggatggtggccagaatatttaataatctgtatttgtatagcactgtatcatacaagggatgcaactcaaagtgcttaacaagtgagaaaaaacaacaacataattgttagagatggatttaaaaggagaggaagagaggagaggcagagatagcaggaaggcagagggagaagagatagaaagagattgtagagtcataaggtcaacgtaggttaggaccaggattcttagatgcgtaaggaccatagtggctgggtctagcataagtcatagatagtcacactgaaattggATGCTCAGATgcagcccctggtggcatcaagTTCTAATATACACTTTTGTGAAACTTAAGACACATCATCAGTGAGTGTTGACACCTGGGTTCACTAAATAATGActcaatatttactaatatgaccaaagcacagtaaggtttgcagctaaaaatgcatatttctggaaattcaaaatggcggaccatggagaagaccccccccccctttacatgtatgaaaaatgcaattttccaagtcataatgagtacttagaatttgattatGGTGGGAAGTATTTctttaaaaagttaacattagtgaatgcgcTACATGAATTAAGGAAATGaacaactgaaaatattacacattgcacctttaagaaCCACATTATAGTAGTCCATTGCATCTCTGAACCTTAATACCTCTatcattattttatatatcccaatggggcactgacacgCAGACATAACTGTGGTTGTGAAACAGACATTTATTTGATCATGATCATGAATTTACATTGATCATTTATCAATCAAATATTCAGGTGATCTAATGGCATTcaaagagggaagagcaggaagccactgaaggtgctgtggTTACTATCATTATCATAGAGCCTGCTTTTTTCTGGTATCTGCAGGATCACTGtatctcccttctccagctgcagagtcaggccaccGGACAGATAGGAGGCCTTTCCATCGGTGTCATGCTCATTCAGCCACATGAGCCTCTCTCTATTCTTATACATCCTGATAATCATGTAGCGTGAGTCCAGATTATCCATAACAGTGAagctgaagtagtagacccccctgactggagctgtgaagaagccagtcGTGCTGTTGTAGGCCTGTCCTACATTGGTGATGACTCTACTGAATACTACGTCCAGGCTTCTCCTCCCAGACTCTATGGATCCGTAACCcagacctgctgagaaggccaccttgggtgctgctcTGATCTCATTTTCCAGATTCTCCACTTTAGTTTCACTGTTGgccagtctggtcttcactgctgtcagctctgcctcTTGTGCTGCGTTTTCCTTCTTCAGGTCGTCTACTGTAGTTTCACTAGCAgccagtctggtcttcactgctgtcagctcCTGCTCCAGTGCTGCACTGGCCTTCATCTTCAAGTCCTTGACTTCAGTCTCTGTAGCTGCCAGTCGGGTCTTCAATACGGCCAACTCTACCTCTTGTGCTGCGTTTTCCCTCTTCAGATTGTCCACCTCGGTCTTCATTTCTGCTTTGTTTTCCTGTAGAGCCTGAACCTTTGTCTCACTGGCCACAAGCCTTCCTTTCACTGCTACATTGTCAGTCTCCAAAACCTTAACGTCATCTCGAGTATGTCGTACTGTTGCTCTCAGGTCCACCACCAagtctctgagttccttcagctcagtagAGACGTCCTGGCTAGAGGTGTCAGTGCCTTGGCCCTCTGTCTggactccacacatggagagcagcagcaccagcagtgagatggcagccctcatcttccaagtcactgtaaaataaaacattcaactGATTCTGAGTGTCTTACATCATGGAAAGAATCATTATGGTCCTGCTaactaaaatgtaaaaatattgaGTGGAGGTTATGCTAAGCATACCTGAGCATGCACAAGCGTCTTTATTCATAATAATTGTCCACAATTGTATGAATGTTACACAGGTCGATACATCAGGCACACAGGCCACCAATGTGTGtgcagatttctctctctctctctctctctctctctctctctctctctctctctctctctctctctctctctctctctctctctctctctttctctctctctctctctctctctctcacgctctctctctcattcagactCAGCCTTCTAACTCTTTAATTGTCAAAGGGCAATTATACAGAAATCACAATGAGATAAAgctaaacatatatatatatatatatatatatatatatatatatatatatatatatatatattataattttCTTAACAAACCCGGTTATTCAAATTAAGACTGAGTGTAATAAACCTTGATCTCACCTTTAAGAGTAAGAATGCCccgtctgtcactggtgtctgtagcagcaatactgatggcagaagtcggtgcagcagcagcagtgtctgtGAATTAGACTCCGTGATCACCCTCTTTTCATAATGAATTATGTAAACACGTTTGAGGTGACCTTAGGCCCAGGGACGGCGGCAAGCGATATTGATTATTATGACACTGATTCTGGAAAGTTTGGAAAAACACACCCTGCTCATAAAAGTGACAATTTTGTTCAAAATCAACATTTTCATGAAGAAACAAAAATCCAGATAATGATCAAGGGGTCTGTCAGACCCGGTCCCACATAAGTAGCCTTATATTTGTTTTAAAAGGTTTAATTGTAATTTAATTATATTtcatcatactgtatatactttcCCCACCTCCGTAAAACCAGCTGTCATAAGCACAGACATAATTATTCCATTTGACTTCAAATTAATTGAAAACTTGATTTGAATTTGTTAATTTGTGTGGACTTTGCTGTCTCAACAATAACATGTAAACACTTTTGTATTAAATATTATATTAGATTACAAAATGAATATACTTTTAGAGAagtataggctacttaaaaatagcctacatgggaaatggctaatgtgaacactTTGTATATTAGCCTATATAAAAGAAAAAGTTTCTGTAACTTCTCTccgatgtcaccaccgtcaggtttttgTGTCTTCATTTCAAtacaaaacacatttgtttttaaacttttaattGTATTGACTGCGTTGACTAAAACAAGTAAGAGCCTTTTTGTTATTAAGAAGTACAATGTGAGGAGATTGTTCTGATACAGTGCTGCACAGCCAAGGCCTTCATCTATAGCTgtggttctcaacaggggtgccggagcCCCCTGGGGTGCCGCCCGCGGGCCCCCATCAGGGGTGcaacggaaacgtggctgatgaatatattatgaaatataatacatatttgtctaaattgataatttaatgctagtcagtggaatctttcatctgccatttaagcacaataaagtaaatatacagtaggtctccccagtcagctgcaacttcaaatgtaggtcatgtgacgtttccaaatgtgttacttttctaagcttgtgtggtatcggatgcgatgccatgttacggcttgttggtttggggtgccttgaaatgtttcatgaattgaaattGGGCCTCGCCTAaataaaggttgagaaacactgatctacagcaTAGGTCTACTTTTATATTGTGGATTTGAACTATTTTATTTCAAACTGAaagcccgttttttttttttttagccattTCAGGATTTTTGCACAACATGAGTGTCTTCAACTATCAGTTGGGGGAAAGTAGAAAGCTTTTGCCTAGCAGGTGGAACAGGGGTCAGATTTTATCTGTTACATGTAAATAGACACAACTGTGTCTGTTTGAGCTAGTCTACCTCCAACCCCCTGGATAGCAGGAACACGTCCACTGTTCGCGGATTTATGTATTACATGTAAATAGACTCAACTGTGTCAGtttgagctgctgtgtgtgttgcgAAACCTGCACTGCACTACGCTGGAGAGGAGAAAtatcaatatgtagaaaataaatTGCTATCTATCTATAaatctaggcaaggcaaggcaagtgtatttatatagcgcatttcatacacaggtgcaactcaatgtgcttcacaaagttaacaaatgtaaatgaaaggaaacagggaagaaagaaggaaataaattagagtcaaaaaacattcaaaacattaagataatgtcttgccttgccttgccttcatagatagtcacacagagattgggcgctcagatgcagcCCCTGGTAGATAGTAGCAATCTTGTGTctctcctctatctatctatctatctatctatctatctatctatctatctatctatctatctatctatctatctatctatctatctatctatctggaaTACCTTTATCACGACTGTATAATGTAGTTTTTTTTCAGCACTTCAGTCGGGCCTCCCTCAAGGTCAACCCAAGGTCACTCCCTTTAGGATCACCCCAAATGTCCTTAATTAACTCCTGACTCGGGCATTATGGGATGTTTTGGGTGACCCTGAAGTCCAGGGATGCAGGCAGGCCAGCCCATATTGATGTCCAGGCCAGCCCATATTGATGTCCAGGCCAGCCCATATTGATGTCCAGGCCAGCCCATATTGATGTCCAGGCCAGCCCATATTGATGTCCAAGCCAGCCCATATTGGGGTACAGGCCAGCCCATATTGATGTCCAGGCCAGCCCATATTGATGTCCAAGCCAGCCCATATTGGGGTACAGGCCAGCCCATATTGATGTCACGTATtgatttttatgtgttttttcctGCAACTCGAGTTTATTCAACTACAGTGTTGCGGGAAAGTAGAAACCTGTTACTTATTAGGTGGGACAGGGGGCATcaagccgtctctctctctctctctctctctctctctctctctctctctctctctctctctctctctctctctctctctcgcacgcgcgtgCGCTGtctcacacacgcaagcgcagtcacacacactcacacacactcacacacacacacactcacacacacacacacacacacacacacacacacacacacacacacacacacacacacacacacacacacacacacacaaactcttgtaTTTGCTTTCTCTACATTTGTTCACAATAAATTGgagcatttaaaaaatataaggATTCCTGTGTACTATTAATGTGCTTGTTCAAAAATTAACAAGGGCcaatgagtatttgtgtgtgtgtgtgtgtgtgtgtgtgtgtgtgtgtgtgtgtgtgtgtgtgtatgtgtgtgtgtgtgtgtgtacgtgtgtgcatgcgtgtgtgtctgcgcttgcgtgtgtgagagacagcgtcagagagagagagagagagagagagagagagagagagagagagagagagagagagggagagagagagagagtgtgtgtgtgtgtgtgtgtttgtgtgtgtgtgtgtgtgtgtgtgtgtgtgtgtgtgtgtgtgtgtgtgtgtgtgtgtgtgtgtgtgtgtgtgtgtgtgtgtgtgtgtgcgcttgcgtgtgtgagagcgagagaga
This Engraulis encrasicolus isolate BLACKSEA-1 chromosome 10, IST_EnEncr_1.0, whole genome shotgun sequence DNA region includes the following protein-coding sequences:
- the LOC134456480 gene encoding uncharacterized protein LOC134456480 → MRAAISLLVLLLSMCGVQTEGQGTDTSSQDVSTELKELRDLVVDLRATVRHTRDDVKVLETDNVAVKGRLVASETKVQALQENKAEMKTEVDNLKRENAAQEVELAVLKTRLAATETEVKDLKMKASAALEQELTAVKTRLAASETTVDDLKKENAAQEAELTAVKTRLANSETKVENLENEIRAAPKVAFSAGLGYGSIESGRRSLDVVFSRVITNVGQAYNSTTGFFTAPVRGVYYFSFTVMDNLDSRYMIIRMYKNRERLMWLNEHDTDGKASYLSGGLTLQLEKGDTVILQIPEKSRLYDNDSNHSTFSGFLLFPL